In the Pyrococcus kukulkanii genome, one interval contains:
- the serS gene encoding serine--tRNA ligase — protein sequence MLDIKLIRENPDLVKNDLIKRGELEKVKWIDEILKLDAEWRAKLKEINRLRHERNKIAVEIGKKRKAGEPVDDLLAKSREIVKRIEVLEREVEELRKRIDYYLWRLPNITHPSVPVGESDEDNVPIRFWGKAKVWKGHLERFLEQSQGKMEYEVLEWKPRLHVDLLEILGGADFARAAKVSGSRFYYLLNEIVILDLALIRFALDKLIEKGFTPVIPPYMVRRFVEEGATTFEDFEDVIYKVEGEDLYLIPTAEHPLAGLHANEILDGKDLPLLYVAFSPCFRKEAGTAGKDTKGIFRVHQFHKVEQFVYSRPEESWEWHEKIIRNAEELFQELEIPYRVVNICTGDLGYVAAKKYDIEAWMPGQGRFREVVSASNCTDWQARRLNIRFRDRTDEKPRYVHTLNSTAIATSRAIIAILENHQQEDGTVKIPKVLWKYTGFKEIVPVEKKEGCCKA from the coding sequence ATGCTCGATATTAAGCTCATAAGAGAAAATCCAGACCTAGTCAAAAATGACTTAATAAAAAGGGGAGAACTCGAGAAAGTTAAGTGGATAGATGAAATCTTAAAACTCGATGCAGAATGGAGGGCAAAGCTTAAGGAGATAAACAGGTTAAGGCATGAAAGGAACAAGATTGCCGTAGAGATTGGGAAGAAAAGGAAAGCTGGGGAACCTGTTGATGACCTACTGGCCAAAAGCAGGGAAATCGTTAAGAGAATTGAAGTTCTTGAGAGGGAGGTTGAGGAACTCAGAAAGAGGATAGACTACTACCTCTGGAGGCTACCTAATATAACACACCCAAGCGTTCCCGTGGGAGAGAGCGACGAAGATAACGTGCCTATAAGATTCTGGGGTAAGGCAAAGGTCTGGAAGGGCCACCTCGAGAGGTTCCTTGAGCAGAGCCAAGGGAAGATGGAGTACGAGGTGCTGGAATGGAAGCCTAGACTTCACGTTGATCTCTTGGAGATCTTGGGAGGTGCTGATTTTGCAAGGGCCGCCAAGGTTAGCGGTTCGAGGTTCTACTATCTACTCAACGAGATCGTAATCCTTGACTTGGCTTTGATAAGATTTGCCTTGGATAAGCTAATAGAGAAAGGATTCACTCCCGTAATACCGCCGTACATGGTTAGGAGGTTCGTTGAGGAAGGTGCAACGACGTTCGAAGATTTCGAAGATGTCATATATAAGGTGGAGGGGGAAGATCTCTACTTGATTCCAACGGCCGAGCACCCATTGGCCGGCTTACACGCTAACGAGATCCTTGATGGGAAAGATTTACCCTTATTGTATGTGGCATTCAGCCCATGCTTCAGGAAGGAAGCGGGAACGGCAGGAAAGGACACCAAGGGTATCTTTAGGGTTCACCAGTTCCACAAGGTTGAGCAGTTCGTATATTCAAGGCCCGAGGAGAGCTGGGAGTGGCACGAGAAGATAATAAGGAACGCCGAAGAACTCTTCCAGGAACTTGAGATTCCCTACAGGGTAGTGAACATCTGCACTGGAGATTTAGGATATGTTGCAGCGAAGAAGTATGATATTGAAGCATGGATGCCGGGCCAAGGAAGGTTTAGAGAAGTTGTTTCCGCGAGCAATTGTACTGACTGGCAGGCCAGGAGGCTGAACATAAGGTTCAGGGACAGGACCGATGAGAAGCCTCGCTACGTCCACACCCTAAACTCAACGGCCATAGCTACTTCAAGGGCAATCATCGCAATACTCGAGAACCACCAGCAGGAGGACGGAACGGTAAAGATACCGAAAGTCCTGTGGAAGTACACTGGCTTTAAGGAAATAGTTCCCGTTGAGAAGAAGGAGGGGTGTTGTAAGGCTTGA
- a CDS encoding type II toxin-antitoxin system VapC family toxin — protein sequence MILVLDSSVFIQGIDVEGYTTPGVVEEVRDRESRIFLEGLISAGKVKVVEPSAEAINTVKKVAKETGELNELSRADVEVLALAYELKAVIFTDDYNVQNVAKFLGLKFKTMKRGIRKKIKWRYVCIGCGRKFRELPPGGVCPDCGSPVKLLPRRKL from the coding sequence TTGATTCTTGTTCTCGACTCTTCAGTTTTTATCCAAGGCATCGACGTTGAAGGTTACACTACCCCGGGGGTAGTTGAGGAAGTTAGGGATCGAGAATCTAGGATATTCCTTGAGGGATTAATATCTGCGGGCAAGGTTAAGGTAGTTGAACCTTCCGCTGAGGCTATAAACACAGTTAAAAAGGTAGCGAAGGAGACTGGAGAGCTTAATGAGCTTAGCAGAGCTGATGTAGAGGTGTTGGCTCTAGCTTATGAGCTTAAGGCCGTTATATTTACCGACGACTACAACGTTCAGAACGTTGCAAAGTTCCTGGGGCTGAAGTTTAAGACTATGAAAAGGGGGATAAGGAAAAAGATCAAGTGGAGGTACGTCTGCATAGGTTGCGGGAGGAAATTCAGGGAGCTTCCCCCTGGGGGCGTTTGTCCTGACTGTGGTAGTCCTGTTAAGCTTTTGCCAAGGAGGAAACTTTAA
- a CDS encoding ATP-binding protein, protein MDRLQLLQIQRCEEEFEKAIALGQYDKARLIALRCSELLRKLASENLGMSHILLEQAKVWEQKAKNVHKRRKKGSDEYIERIKLLIKKSSITWNDIGGLKEAKKLVSQAVGLSIAKSPIDPPQGILLFGPPGTGKSLLASAVANGLNATFFSVKASDLLSKYFGESSKFVSALFSLARQLSPSVIFIDEVDSLTLKRASLDDAARRMIGTLLAEIDGFKDNMKKVILLTATNTPWDLDEAMLSRLPIRIYVPLPDVEAAVEIFRIHLRGLPYRLNMAKLAKEAVKRLYSGREIANVVKLASMKMLEEMNPELADPLKIPSLRGKELAIRPLEMDDFKEAFKKVKSPLTKSEIRKYEKWAREFAI, encoded by the coding sequence ATGGATAGACTACAATTACTTCAAATCCAGAGATGTGAAGAGGAGTTTGAGAAAGCGATAGCCCTTGGGCAGTACGATAAGGCAAGGCTAATAGCATTAAGATGCTCAGAATTGCTGAGAAAGTTAGCAAGTGAGAACTTAGGCATGTCTCACATCCTTTTAGAGCAGGCGAAGGTATGGGAACAGAAGGCTAAGAACGTCCATAAGAGGAGGAAGAAGGGAAGCGATGAATACATAGAAAGGATAAAGCTTCTGATTAAGAAAAGCTCCATAACTTGGAACGATATAGGAGGCCTTAAGGAAGCTAAAAAGCTAGTTTCCCAGGCCGTTGGATTGAGCATTGCAAAGTCTCCAATAGACCCGCCCCAGGGAATTCTCCTCTTTGGTCCCCCAGGAACAGGGAAAAGCCTCTTAGCAAGTGCAGTTGCAAACGGTCTTAATGCAACTTTCTTCAGCGTTAAGGCAAGTGATTTATTAAGCAAATACTTTGGAGAATCCTCAAAGTTTGTCTCTGCTCTATTTTCCTTAGCTAGACAGCTTAGCCCAAGTGTCATCTTTATTGATGAAGTTGATTCCTTAACCCTTAAGAGAGCCAGCTTAGATGACGCCGCCAGGAGGATGATTGGAACTCTCTTAGCGGAAATCGATGGGTTCAAAGATAACATGAAGAAGGTAATTCTTCTAACGGCAACTAATACTCCCTGGGATCTTGATGAGGCTATGCTTTCAAGGTTACCGATAAGGATCTACGTTCCTCTCCCGGACGTAGAGGCTGCAGTCGAGATATTTAGAATTCATCTCAGAGGATTGCCATATAGGTTAAATATGGCAAAACTAGCTAAAGAAGCCGTGAAACGATTGTACTCTGGAAGGGAAATAGCGAATGTTGTTAAATTAGCCTCAATGAAAATGTTAGAGGAGATGAACCCTGAGCTAGCCGATCCCCTGAAGATACCATCGCTCAGAGGGAAAGAGCTCGCCATAAGACCGCTAGAGATGGATGATTTTAAAGAGGCATTTAAGAAAGTTAAAAGTCCACTCACAAAATCAGAGATAAGAAAATATGAGAAATGGGCAAGGGAGTTTGCAATCTGA
- a CDS encoding alpha-mannosidase produces the protein MLSLAEIERKAFDLMATSIRKHAFLPTWELERKKVRLPIVTEAKPGDLIKIKTTVEVPKDGLKWFLKVCMEGNALVRLDGMAYGTIDDVHTYIPIRPGRHELELIISPLTMFGYHKWRVRIEYAMLVGIMWEPYVLAQRLLDLVSFIEVIQEEDLRETLLKELSDILITVKTVPNLRQITLLRMLLYDGGLGIKELKLGRFDIREVRTDYMFLSAVYGIGELKGYIEDIPRPSREEYLSEISDVEEKLEKALARLRKAFPKVGKAYAFAHSHIDAAWLWTYAETKQKILRTFSTIERLMRRYGITYVQSSAQYYEWLEELDKDLFEKVRRFIEEGKWILVGGMWVESDVQLIDGESIARQFLYGQRYFKEKFNRIAKIGWLPDTFGFPASLPQFLKKSGLEMFATYKLLWNERNEFPYHAFIWKGIDGTEIPVHLMMSYKSSMTAKSLYKQWKKYKNKYEVPFLLYAYGYGDGGGGITWEMVEMMKHMNKVPYIPKLIKGTEEEYLRELKEHVSEMPTWEGELYVEVHRGTYTTNLNVKKLMAEAESKLRSAEIWTSLAHSMGIMDYPKEKLERLWKKTLLHQFHDVLPGSSIKEVYDEVIKDLEGVIREAEGIIREATEKIAQGESLVFNDLPWEREEVVEVDGKPVLVKASPLGWSPLKLIDKGFVKAYREDGTFVLENDHLRVKINDEGEIVSLYDKELKWEGIRSPSNVIMAHVDTPGMWDAWDVNEDFLIQGQKLKTVRVEITRNDGYIAEVIVEKAYGNSKVVQRVRLKRKSKLLEFHTEVDWWDKEVLLKAWFNFNTHNWSAYYDIPYGVIRRPAVRNTPWEQAKFEVPALRWADVSDGEHGVAVICTSRHGYTNWDSKIGLSLLKSPIYPNPWSDTGKGEFTYYLYPHKGYWFEGEVYKRALEVWSPLRVTKGSSGKKRFSLMRTNAVVGAIKLSEDSNGYIIRLYNPSKGDLEVEMPSEGVEVDIPELKIMGKVGKKIKLGAFEIKTIKVSSLAKA, from the coding sequence ATGCTAAGCCTCGCCGAAATTGAAAGGAAGGCTTTTGACTTGATGGCAACATCCATAAGGAAGCACGCATTTCTTCCAACCTGGGAGCTTGAGAGAAAGAAAGTTAGACTACCCATTGTAACCGAAGCAAAACCTGGGGATCTTATTAAGATAAAAACAACAGTGGAAGTGCCTAAGGATGGCCTAAAATGGTTTCTTAAAGTCTGTATGGAGGGTAATGCCCTTGTTAGACTGGACGGGATGGCTTATGGAACCATAGATGACGTGCACACTTATATCCCGATAAGACCCGGAAGGCACGAGCTCGAACTTATAATATCCCCATTAACGATGTTTGGTTATCATAAGTGGAGGGTGAGGATAGAGTACGCAATGCTCGTCGGGATAATGTGGGAGCCCTACGTACTGGCTCAAAGGTTGCTCGATCTAGTGAGCTTTATCGAGGTAATTCAGGAGGAGGATCTGAGGGAAACCCTGCTAAAGGAGCTGTCTGATATCTTGATCACGGTAAAAACGGTTCCAAATTTAAGGCAAATAACCCTGCTTAGGATGCTTCTCTATGACGGAGGACTTGGCATTAAGGAGCTCAAGCTTGGAAGGTTTGATATTAGAGAGGTAAGAACAGACTATATGTTTCTATCGGCCGTTTATGGTATTGGAGAGCTGAAAGGGTACATAGAGGATATACCGAGGCCAAGCAGGGAAGAATACCTAAGTGAAATTAGCGACGTTGAAGAAAAGCTCGAGAAAGCCCTAGCTAGGCTCAGAAAAGCTTTCCCAAAGGTCGGGAAAGCTTACGCTTTTGCACACTCCCATATAGATGCAGCTTGGCTATGGACGTATGCGGAGACAAAGCAGAAGATCCTCAGGACGTTTTCAACGATAGAGAGGCTCATGAGGAGGTACGGAATAACATACGTACAAAGCTCAGCCCAGTACTATGAGTGGCTTGAGGAGTTAGATAAAGACCTCTTTGAGAAGGTAAGGAGATTCATTGAGGAAGGAAAGTGGATATTAGTTGGTGGAATGTGGGTGGAGAGTGATGTTCAGCTCATAGATGGAGAGTCAATAGCAAGACAGTTCCTCTATGGACAGAGGTACTTCAAGGAGAAGTTTAACAGAATAGCAAAAATAGGATGGCTTCCAGATACCTTTGGATTTCCAGCTTCTCTCCCTCAGTTCTTGAAAAAGAGCGGTCTTGAGATGTTCGCTACGTACAAACTACTGTGGAACGAGAGAAACGAATTTCCTTATCACGCTTTTATATGGAAGGGAATAGACGGAACAGAAATTCCAGTACATTTAATGATGAGCTACAAGTCCTCAATGACCGCTAAAAGCCTCTACAAGCAGTGGAAGAAATACAAGAACAAGTACGAAGTTCCCTTCTTGCTATACGCCTACGGTTATGGGGACGGAGGAGGAGGGATAACCTGGGAAATGGTAGAGATGATGAAGCACATGAACAAAGTCCCGTACATTCCAAAGCTGATTAAGGGAACTGAAGAGGAGTATTTGAGGGAACTCAAGGAGCACGTTAGCGAGATGCCAACCTGGGAAGGGGAGCTTTACGTTGAGGTTCATAGGGGAACGTACACAACAAACCTGAACGTGAAAAAGCTAATGGCTGAGGCGGAATCAAAGCTCAGAAGCGCGGAGATATGGACCTCCCTCGCTCATTCTATGGGGATAATGGATTATCCAAAAGAGAAACTGGAGAGATTGTGGAAGAAGACTTTACTCCATCAATTCCATGACGTTCTCCCAGGATCGTCAATAAAGGAAGTCTATGACGAAGTGATAAAGGATCTCGAGGGTGTAATAAGAGAGGCTGAAGGGATAATCAGAGAAGCAACGGAGAAAATAGCCCAAGGTGAATCGCTGGTGTTTAACGACTTGCCGTGGGAGAGGGAGGAGGTAGTTGAGGTAGATGGAAAGCCCGTTCTTGTGAAGGCTTCTCCACTAGGATGGTCTCCCCTTAAATTGATTGATAAAGGATTCGTGAAAGCTTACAGAGAGGATGGCACCTTCGTTCTTGAGAACGATCATCTTAGAGTTAAGATAAACGATGAGGGAGAGATAGTATCACTGTACGACAAGGAGCTCAAATGGGAGGGGATAAGGAGTCCAAGCAACGTGATAATGGCCCATGTAGATACACCAGGAATGTGGGATGCTTGGGATGTAAATGAAGACTTCCTAATCCAGGGGCAGAAGCTCAAAACCGTTAGGGTAGAGATAACTCGGAACGATGGTTACATTGCCGAGGTAATCGTGGAAAAAGCCTACGGAAACTCTAAAGTCGTCCAGAGGGTAAGGTTGAAGAGGAAGTCAAAACTGTTAGAGTTCCACACAGAGGTGGACTGGTGGGACAAAGAAGTTCTCCTGAAGGCATGGTTCAACTTCAACACCCATAATTGGAGCGCCTACTACGATATCCCCTACGGAGTAATAAGGAGGCCCGCAGTTAGGAACACTCCCTGGGAGCAGGCAAAGTTTGAGGTTCCAGCATTGAGGTGGGCAGACGTCAGCGATGGAGAGCACGGGGTTGCCGTAATATGTACATCAAGGCATGGCTATACAAACTGGGACTCCAAGATAGGCCTTAGCCTCTTGAAGTCCCCAATATATCCCAATCCATGGAGCGATACCGGGAAGGGGGAGTTTACGTACTACCTATACCCTCACAAGGGTTACTGGTTCGAGGGTGAGGTGTACAAGAGAGCTCTGGAAGTCTGGTCACCCCTTAGAGTAACCAAGGGAAGCTCAGGAAAGAAGAGGTTTTCCTTGATGAGAACGAACGCTGTAGTGGGTGCAATAAAGCTCAGCGAGGATAGTAATGGGTACATAATCAGGCTATACAACCCCTCCAAAGGTGATCTAGAAGTTGAAATGCCGAGCGAAGGTGTTGAAGTTGATATTCCAGAGCTCAAGATTATGGGAAAAGTGGGAAAGAAGATAAAGCTGGGAGCCTTTGAGATAAAGACGATTAAAGTTTCCTCCTTGGCAAAAGCTTAA